One genomic segment of Canis aureus isolate CA01 chromosome 37, VMU_Caureus_v.1.0, whole genome shotgun sequence includes these proteins:
- the LOC144306755 gene encoding endogenous retrovirus group V member 2 Env polyprotein-like, giving the protein MMGWMKWTLLLALLLGMSWEENSKVGATWRENSIVNFSSIVASGNNLSNCWICHPQPQVGVPKLQFVPINEDITLTLTSGSVRSIPLLVVELDDRDAMQCVRLTDSWNQTGLQVKRPLLCKKQGQPCCPCRTNACLTNVGSLPSIYPMSFSSASSTCTPNKTHWCVDSSLLSPDDQPNFSCTYWKGTATPSWRLTYQTPSAFDSQEGIEEDSELGGGPLDGGPLSPRCKTAPNWGPHLRSWFNSSSPHQACAPPGYLFLCGPPQNKLPYEGSPNSSFSWPPQAVAYSCLDNVHFRGECTLGRLGPKGLGATIYNVTSQTRHTRALRLILGATEEAMGLAAPWGEFAYHETTLKNLTQVIENLASNAGDALEGLQESLDSLANDILDNRLALDYLRAEQGGVCAVVNNTCCTYISISGEVELNIQEIYRQTRWLHGFYNHNPQTLQDS; this is encoded by the coding sequence ATGATGGGATGGATGAAGTGGACCCTCCTCTTGGCCCTTCTCCTGGGAATGAGTTGGGAAGAAAATAGCAAAGTGGGGGCAACCTGGAGAGAAAACTCAATTGTCAATTTTTCTAGCATCGTGGCCTCTGGAAATAATCTCTCCAATTGTTGGATCTGTCATCCACAGCCACAAGTTGGGGTTCCTAAGCTCCAGTTTGTACCTATAAATGAGGATATTACTCTCACCTTGACTTCTGGGTCCGTTAGGAGCATACCACTTCTAGTGGTAGAACTCGACGATCGTGATGCTATGCAATGTGTCAGGCTTACAGACTCTTGGAATCAAACTGGTCTCCAGGTTAAGCGGCCTCTTCTCTGTAAAAAACAGGGACAGCCCTGTTGTCCCTGCCGGACAAACGCCTGCCTCACCAATGTGGGCAGCTTGCCCTCCATTTATCCTATGTCATTCTCCTCTGCAAGCTCTACATGTACCCCCAACAAGACCCACTGGTGTGTAGACTCATCTCTACTCTCTCCAGACGATCAACCTAACTTCTCCTGTACATACTGGAAAGGAACAGCAACCCCTTCCTGGAGGCTCACCTACCAGACCCCATCTGCTTTTGATAGCCAGGAGGGAATAGAAGAGGACTCAGAACTAGGTGGGGGGCCACTGGATGGAGGGCCCCTGTCGCCCAGATGTAAAACTGCACCTAATTGGGGTCCCCATTTACGAAGCTGGTTTAATTCCTCTTCACCCCACCAAGCATGTGCTCCCCCTGGGTATCTGTTTCTCTGCGGTCCACCACAAAATAAACTACCCTATGAAGGGAGCCCCAATTCCTCTTTCTCTTGGCCTCCTCAGGCAGTGGCCTATTCGTGTTTAGATAATGTTCACTTCCGGGGAGAATGCACTTTGGGACGATTGGGCCCTAAAGGATTAGGCGCCACTATATATAATGTCACTTCTCAAACCAGACATACGAGAGCACTCAGATTAATCTTGGGAGCAACTGAAGAAGCCATGGGACTGGCTGCCCCTTGGGGAGAGTTTGCCTATCATGAAACAACCTTAAAAAACCTTACCCAGGTCATTGAAAACCTGGCCTCAAACGCTGGTGATGCCTTAGAGGGCCTCCAGGAGTCCCTGGATTCCTTGGCTAATGACATACTTGACAATCGGTTAGCTCTAGATTATCTTCGGGCTGAACAAGGGGGTGTCTGTGCAGTGGTCAACAACACCTGCTGTACATACATCAGCATCTCTGGAGAAGTTGAACTAAACATTCAGGAGATTTACAGACAAACCAGATGGTTGCATGGGTTCTATAATCACAATCCCCAAACTCTTCAGGACTCCTAA